The Kosmotoga olearia TBF 19.5.1 sequence CTAAAAGCGCAGGATCTTTCATTCTTCTAACGATATCCTGGTAGATTTTCCGTGCCTCTTCAGCTGGCAAAACCTTTCCTTCATAAACCTGATCGCCCACGATCATGGAAAACCTGTCTATAACGGCACCTAATGGAACAGGGAAGATGTACTCAGCTTCGATAGGCATAGAATTCGGATTCACAAACTCCTCTTCGATTCTTACCTTTGCGATACCATTCTCTACAGTTATAGTCACATAGTGATAAGTCATGTAAAACATTTGTACATCAGGGAGTGGTGGCATAACATGCGATTCCCAATTCGGGATAACTATCCCATCCGCAATGGCGATAGAAGAAATCACCAGAAATAAAACAAGCAACGCACCAACCATTTTTTTCATACACGACACCCCTTCGCTCGTTAGTTTCCCCCGCCGGCAAAGACTTATGCTAACAATTCTTTGACCACCTAAAAAGAATGTTCGTTCAAAACTAAAAAAGCCCGCCAAAAGGCGGGCATTTGCTGCTTATTCTGGTTTCACTCCTCCAATTGATGACCAAATACTTCGACAGGCAACGAATCTATCCACTTCCAGTAAAGCGGTGCGTCACCGTTCCAGGTACCGTCAGGCGCCTCATACTCAACCTCATCCCAGTTCAATTCTTTTACAGTGATAAGATGATTTTCAGAGACACCGTCATGAACAATTAGATAAATGAAAGGCAAGAACCTCTGGGTCAGGACTTCACTTTCGCCAGTTCCATCCGTCGCTTCAAGCGTCAGCTCAAAGGGATGATCAGGTGACAGCACCTGGACATCCAAAGAAAGCCTATCGGGGGCAAGTGTGCAATCTATTATAGTTGCATCCTGAGAAATCAGGTTGTAAGACACTATCTCGGAAATGAATTCATACACCAGTGTGTTCGATTCTCCATAAATAACATATGGCAGCGGTGCTTTGAGTACCACACCGGTACGAACGTCAAATTCAATATCAAGACCATTTACAGTTATATTTTCAACACTGAGTTTTGAGGTTCCATCGTAGAATGTCGAACTTGGCGAAGTGCCGGGACCAAATTCAATATTTGCCGAAGTTCCAGGGAACGGATCGCCAGCAGAACCATTATCTCCACCGTAAGTATCAAGGGCATTGTCGTCATCCGCTTCTTCGACATCTACCCTTCTATGCAAATCATTGGTCTGATAAGCATCTTCATCGATATGGTAAATCAACAACCCCGCGCCCGGAAGAGCCGCATCGTAGCCAAGCAACTGACGGTTTTCTAAAAGAAAGTACTCTTCTCCGGCTGGACGGTCTGCATTTTCGAACATCAGGACCTCGAAGTTGGTTTCAACTGGAGATAATAATTCATGGCCGTTGAATCCATTCAAGGAACCAACCGTTACCCAACCAAGTTCTTTCTTGCTCCAGGCACACATATGGGCAGGGGAATCCGCAGCTCTGTGTATGCCATTCCATGCTCCAGCAGCCATCAGCCCCCATAAACCAATTCCATCAGAACTGTAATCAGTGTCATACAGATCTGGCAACCCGAAAACGTGCCCGAGTTCATGACAGGCAACCCCGATTGTCAACAACTTTCCTCCCACCGTTTCCGGCTGGATCGTGTAATGTTTTATATACACACCGTCTAAATACAAGTACGGCCAGATATCCCCGCTGTGTGACCATATATCATATGGATCTCCCGATAATTCCTGGCCCTCACCCTGATGAATCACGATGATACTATCAACATAACCATCACCATCGTTATCAAACTGTGAAAAGTCGAAATCATCGTTGTCCGCAAGTTGCACTGCCTCTCTTACAAGTTCCCAACAATGGGCATCATCCTCTCCGTAATAACCATGTGTTGCGGATACTGTGTACCAACCTACAACAACAAACTCAAGCTTAAGAGTATCTTCTCCACCAGAAACCTCAAGATAATAGCTTTTTACCGAATTGGAATCTCCGGTAAAGACCGGTTCAATATCATCGGGCGTGTATGTGGGGGTTGTATCAGAAAAGTTCACGAGTATTACCGGAAATTTCAGCACACCGGATGTTGGGGCACAGGCAACATATTGAGGTCTTTCCACCGCGCTCAGATAATCATAAACCGTTGAAATCTCAAAGAGTTCTGGAAGAGCATCAATACCAGCTTTACTCCCCGAAGGTATCAATTTACCAATTTCATCGAAAACTGCGTATTCCCACCAACCGGTGTCAACATTCTTTATTATCGGAAATCCATTATAAAGGGTGACGTGTGCAAATTCATCACCTATAACCCTAACCGTTAAAATCGTTCCATCGGGTTGAGAAAGCGCTATCTCTCCCGGATATGCCGGAACAGAAAAGGCTAAAGAAGTTACTATTAAGAGCAAAAAAACAATAATAGCTTTCTTCATTTTACTCGCCCCCTTTCAGTTGTTCGAGGCGATCAACAAAATCCTGATCCGTAATCATACCTGTATAAGTACTATAAGCCGCATCATCATGTGCATGTATCGAGGCAATGGCCAGCAATTTCAGCAGTTCTTCCCTTCCAAGAGGGTCTGGCAGATAGTCAATTTGAAACTCCGTTTCATCAACAATAAACTCTCCGTGGCCTAGAGCTTCATCCCAATTCCCTTTTCTGATATTAACCAGA is a genomic window containing:
- a CDS encoding M6 family metalloprotease domain-containing protein, whose translation is MKKAIIVFLLLIVTSLAFSVPAYPGEIALSQPDGTILTVRVIGDEFAHVTLYNGFPIIKNVDTGWWEYAVFDEIGKLIPSGSKAGIDALPELFEISTVYDYLSAVERPQYVACAPTSGVLKFPVILVNFSDTTPTYTPDDIEPVFTGDSNSVKSYYLEVSGGEDTLKLEFVVVGWYTVSATHGYYGEDDAHCWELVREAVQLADNDDFDFSQFDNDGDGYVDSIIVIHQGEGQELSGDPYDIWSHSGDIWPYLYLDGVYIKHYTIQPETVGGKLLTIGVACHELGHVFGLPDLYDTDYSSDGIGLWGLMAAGAWNGIHRAADSPAHMCAWSKKELGWVTVGSLNGFNGHELLSPVETNFEVLMFENADRPAGEEYFLLENRQLLGYDAALPGAGLLIYHIDEDAYQTNDLHRRVDVEEADDDNALDTYGGDNGSAGDPFPGTSANIEFGPGTSPSSTFYDGTSKLSVENITVNGLDIEFDVRTGVVLKAPLPYVIYGESNTLVYEFISEIVSYNLISQDATIIDCTLAPDRLSLDVQVLSPDHPFELTLEATDGTGESEVLTQRFLPFIYLIVHDGVSENHLITVKELNWDEVEYEAPDGTWNGDAPLYWKWIDSLPVEVFGHQLEE